A genomic region of Roseateles amylovorans contains the following coding sequences:
- the prmA gene encoding 50S ribosomal protein L11 methyltransferase yields the protein MSDALLHELVLICREEAVETVSDALMEMESLAVSVEDADADTPAEHALFGEPGMPAPKPGWERSVVKALFATEADATEAATLLLAQDWAADVHVQTIQTVAEQDWVRLTQSQFTPVQITPSFWIVPSWHEAPPQATQVMRLDPGLAFGTGTHPTTRMCLRWIAHHGTEAAGWQRVLDYGCGSGILAIATGLFGATGIDAVDIDPAAVQATAQNAKDNGVTLSPALPDAAQGEYPVVLANILATPLKLLAPLLCSHLAPGGHLVLAGILERQADELKAAYAPHVALEVADAEDGWILMTARRA from the coding sequence GCTGGCCGTGTCCGTCGAGGATGCGGATGCCGACACGCCGGCGGAACACGCCCTGTTCGGCGAACCCGGCATGCCGGCGCCGAAGCCGGGTTGGGAGCGCTCGGTGGTGAAGGCGCTCTTCGCAACCGAAGCCGACGCCACCGAGGCGGCCACGCTGCTGCTCGCCCAGGACTGGGCGGCCGATGTGCATGTGCAGACCATCCAGACCGTGGCCGAGCAGGACTGGGTGCGCCTGACCCAATCGCAGTTCACGCCGGTGCAGATCACGCCGTCGTTCTGGATCGTGCCGTCCTGGCATGAAGCGCCGCCCCAGGCGACCCAGGTCATGCGTCTGGATCCCGGCCTGGCCTTCGGCACCGGCACCCATCCCACCACCCGGATGTGCCTGCGCTGGATCGCCCATCATGGGACGGAGGCGGCGGGCTGGCAGCGCGTCCTGGACTACGGTTGCGGCTCCGGCATCCTGGCCATCGCCACCGGCTTGTTCGGCGCCACCGGCATTGACGCGGTCGACATCGATCCCGCCGCCGTGCAGGCCACGGCACAGAACGCCAAGGACAACGGCGTGACGCTCAGCCCCGCGCTGCCCGATGCCGCCCAAGGCGAGTACCCGGTCGTGCTGGCCAACATCCTGGCGACGCCGCTGAAGCTCCTTGCGCCGCTGCTGTGCAGCCACCTCGCCCCGGGCGGTCACCTGGTGCTCGCCGGCATCCTGGAACGCCAGGCGGACGAACTCAAGGCCGCCTACGCACCGCATGTCGCTCTCGAGGTGGCAGATGCCGAAGACGGCTGGATCCTGATGACCGCACGCCGCGCCTGA
- a CDS encoding zinc-ribbon and DUF3426 domain-containing protein, whose product MNLATRCTTCGTIFRVVQDQLRVSEGWVRCGRCAEVFDAREQLFDLERDSPPPWPPQSAAPTAAAARPTQTVPPPPTPQPPPQAAPARAAVPAPPYQPYQGDFRPSQAGALTAREADAPVPRPAAPKPVAPTERFAPPMSPPAMAPRASTFSPSSFMPAAPDTQPPAFESSWLANDDDELNPFAPPRHYSHEDDSELPTPEVFEARREPFFDTPTPAPAPDPRSHLPEPKGMRFEEDELPPPIPDDERPDVLLALSPATAAQLHSQEPSFDPSPAAAEPVPAPAEPPAEDTKAAKKARKKAKRTEEAQADAPMATPAAMPNFLRQAESAQRWHRPAVRIALGTVATLLGLSLVGQGVWHSREAIAAQYPGVRPTLVTVARAMGQELRPWQHIEALSVESSSLNPAGGGDNHYRLSLSLRNRSNWDVAQPWVDLSLTDAAGQLVVRRMLSPAELQATKPAMSAGTDQQAQVVFDSGALKISGYTVELFYP is encoded by the coding sequence ATGAATCTCGCGACCCGCTGCACCACCTGCGGCACCATCTTCCGGGTGGTGCAGGACCAGCTGCGCGTGTCCGAAGGCTGGGTGCGCTGCGGTCGCTGCGCAGAAGTGTTCGACGCACGCGAACAGCTGTTCGATCTCGAGCGGGACAGCCCGCCGCCCTGGCCCCCGCAAAGCGCGGCCCCGACCGCCGCAGCGGCCCGCCCGACCCAGACCGTTCCCCCACCGCCCACACCCCAGCCGCCACCGCAGGCGGCGCCTGCGCGCGCCGCCGTGCCGGCCCCGCCCTATCAGCCGTACCAGGGCGACTTCCGGCCCAGCCAGGCCGGCGCCTTGACGGCGCGGGAAGCGGACGCCCCGGTGCCTCGCCCGGCCGCACCGAAGCCGGTGGCGCCGACCGAGCGCTTCGCGCCGCCGATGTCACCACCGGCGATGGCACCGCGGGCCTCGACCTTCAGTCCGTCGTCCTTCATGCCGGCCGCGCCCGACACGCAGCCGCCTGCCTTCGAGAGCTCCTGGCTGGCCAATGACGACGATGAGCTGAACCCCTTCGCGCCGCCTCGCCATTACAGCCACGAGGATGACTCGGAGCTGCCCACGCCCGAGGTCTTCGAAGCGCGGCGGGAGCCCTTCTTCGACACCCCAACGCCAGCGCCGGCACCCGATCCGCGATCGCATCTGCCCGAACCCAAGGGCATGCGCTTCGAGGAAGACGAACTGCCGCCGCCGATCCCCGACGATGAGCGGCCCGATGTGCTGCTGGCGCTGAGCCCGGCCACAGCGGCTCAACTGCATTCGCAGGAGCCGAGCTTCGATCCCTCACCCGCGGCGGCAGAGCCGGTACCAGCACCTGCTGAGCCACCGGCAGAAGACACCAAGGCCGCCAAGAAGGCGCGCAAGAAGGCGAAACGGACCGAGGAGGCGCAAGCCGACGCGCCCATGGCCACGCCAGCGGCCATGCCCAACTTCCTGCGCCAGGCCGAATCGGCACAGCGCTGGCATCGACCGGCCGTGCGCATTGCGCTGGGCACGGTCGCGACGCTGCTGGGACTTAGCCTGGTCGGGCAAGGCGTCTGGCACTCGCGCGAGGCGATCGCGGCGCAGTATCCGGGCGTGCGACCCACCCTGGTCACGGTCGCCCGCGCCATGGGTCAGGAGCTGCGGCCCTGGCAGCACATCGAAGCCTTGAGCGTCGAGAGCAGCAGCCTCAATCCCGCCGGCGGCGGCGACAACCACTACCGGCTGAGCCTGAGCCTGCGCAATCGCAGCAACTGGGATGTGGCGCAACCGTGGGTGGACCTCAGCCTGACCGATGCGGCGGGCCAGTTGGTCGTGCGGCGCATGCTCTCGCCGGCCGAGTTGCAGGCCACCAAGCCGGCCATGTCCGCCGGCACCGACCAGCAGGCGCAAGTCGTCTTCGACAGCGGCGCCCTGAAGATCAGCGGCTATACCGTCGAGCTGTTCTACCCCTGA
- a CDS encoding histone gives MATAKKAAPAKKAPAKKAAAVKKAAPAKKVAAAKKPAAKKAAPAKKAAPAKKVVAAKKAAPAKKAAAAKKAAPAKKVVAAKKAVPAKKVAAAKKAAPAKKVVAAKKAAPAKKAAAPAKKASAAKKPPVKAVAKAAKPAAAKKAAAKPAAAAKPAAKPAAKKAAPKKAAAKPAPAAKPAPAAKPAAAAPAPAAKTALSPQAAWPFPTGNKP, from the coding sequence ATGGCAACTGCGAAGAAGGCCGCTCCGGCCAAGAAGGCCCCGGCCAAGAAGGCCGCCGCTGTGAAGAAGGCCGCTCCGGCCAAGAAGGTCGCCGCCGCGAAGAAGCCGGCCGCCAAGAAGGCCGCTCCGGCCAAGAAGGCTGCTCCGGCGAAGAAGGTTGTGGCCGCCAAGAAGGCTGCTCCGGCCAAGAAGGCTGCGGCTGCGAAGAAGGCTGCTCCGGCGAAGAAGGTTGTGGCCGCCAAGAAGGCTGTTCCGGCCAAGAAGGTCGCTGCTGCGAAGAAGGCTGCTCCGGCGAAGAAGGTTGTGGCCGCCAAGAAGGCCGCTCCGGCCAAGAAGGCTGCTGCGCCTGCGAAGAAGGCCTCTGCCGCCAAGAAGCCGCCCGTCAAGGCTGTTGCCAAGGCTGCGAAGCCCGCTGCTGCCAAGAAGGCTGCAGCCAAGCCTGCCGCTGCCGCCAAGCCCGCTGCGAAGCCGGCCGCCAAGAAGGCCGCCCCGAAGAAGGCTGCCGCCAAGCCTGCGCCTGCTGCCAAGCCTGCGCCTGCCGCCAAGCCTGCTGCTGCAGCGCCTGCCCCGGCTGCCAAGACCGCGCTGAGCCCGCAAGCCGCCTGGCCGTTCCCGACGGGCAACAAGCCCTGA